One Ricinus communis isolate WT05 ecotype wild-type chromosome 7, ASM1957865v1, whole genome shotgun sequence genomic region harbors:
- the LOC8269162 gene encoding uncharacterized protein LOC8269162, with product MLEYSLDGGESSYELCRLKRSRKQSKKRKIGTINGDFVEVLGPDKRSRAEQESPNNFQESREAVDVVPCAEERDPRAAMHIPLPHNSGRISINIGDNQVKGSEPDTHLRIEQELPKSFGENLHENQKAAVDIVYSVEEKDAMTVVEVSQLDKCSRVEQELPKNLNENQEAAAAIEGKELQKNFQEK from the exons ATGCTTGAGTATAGTTTGGATGGTGGGGAATCGAGTTATGAGCTTTGTCGACTCAAAAGGAGCAGAAAACAATCCAAGAAGAGAAAGATCGGAACTATTAATGGTGACTTTGTGGAGGTTCTTGGACCTGACAAGCGCTCGAGAGCTGAACAAGAATCGCCAAACAATTTTCAAGAAAGTCGAGAGGCAGTTGATGTAGTACCTTGTGCGGAAGAACGAGATCCCAGGGCTGCTATGCATATTCCCTTGCCCCATAATTCTGGTAGAATCTCAATTAATATTGGCGATAATCAGGTCAAGGGTTCTGAACCTGATACACACTTGAGAATTGAACAAGAATTGCCAAAATCTTTTGGGGAAAATCTTCACGAAAATCAAAAGGCTGCAGTTGATATAGTATATTCTGTAGAAGAGAAAGATGCCATGACTG TGGTGGAAGTTTCTCAACTTGACAAGTGCTCGAGGGTAGAACAAGAATTGCCAAAGAATTTAAACGAAAATCAAGAGGCTGCGGCTGCGATAGAAGGAAAAGAATTGCAGAAGAACTTTCAGGAAAAGTAA
- the LOC8269163 gene encoding wax ester synthase/diacylglycerol acyltransferase 4 isoform X1, translating to MTSATQETKFMEFKQEEEIIVEPVSPTGQYFNSSVLSICVLGVLESEIPIDDSPTMTLLQDVFLPINPRFSSIMVTDKNGGKQWKRVAVKLKNHVNVPNFPTGLSPKSYDKYFNDYISRVALEPLPQNQPLWEIHVIKYPTSNAAGNLIFKLHHALGDGFSLMGALLSCLQRVDNPSLPLTFPSLQLPSKPEIMSKSKKGIVAKSLVSSIFNTMSDFGWSLLKSSLVEDVQSPIRSGEDGVEFKPTTLSTMTFSLDRIKQIKSRLGVTINDVITGIIFYGIRLYMQAVGDEAANSHSTALVLLNTRIVGGYKSVKEMVKPNAESPWGNQFGFLHVSMPELTKAAVSNPLQFVEKAQQIIKKKRSSLAVNLTGRLLEALRKLRGPEVTAKYIHSTLKNSSMTISNVIGPVEKMALANHPIKGLYFMVVGVPQSLTITMVSYTGQLRIAVGTEKDFIDPQKFRSCIENSFEMIYEYSCGKPSRTN from the exons atgacaaGTGCAACTCAAGAAACGAAATTCATGGAGTTCaagcaagaagaagaaataatcgTGGAGCCTGTTAGTCCAACAGGGCAATATTTTAATAGCTCAGTGCTATCAATATGTGTTCTTGGTGTTTTGGAATCTGAAATTCCAATTGATGACTCTCCTACCATGACTTTACTTCAAGATGTTTTCCTCCCCATCAATCCTCGCTTCTCCTCCATCATG GTTACTGATAAAAATGGTGGAAAACAATGGAAAAGAGTTGCTGTCAAGCTGAAGAACCATGTCAATGTCCCTAATTTCCCAACTGGATTATCACCAAAATCTTATGACAAATACTTCAATGATTATATATCAAGAGTAGCTTTGGAACCTCTTCCTCAAAACCAACCCTTATGGGAAATCCACGTCATAAAATACCCAACAAGCAATGCAGCTGGAAATCTCATTTTCAAGCTTCACCATGCACTTGGAGATGGATTTTCTCTAATGGGTGCTCTTCTTTCCTGTCTACAAAGGGTAGACAACCCTTCTCTTCCGCTGACATTTCCTTCACTTCAACTTCCTTCAAAACCTGAAATTATGAGCAAGAGTAAGAAGGGGATTGTTGCCAAATCTCTTGTTAGCTCGATCTTTAATACCATGTCTGATTTTGGGTGGAGCCTTCTTAAGAGCAGTTTAGTTGAAGATGTTCAATCCCCAATACGATCTGGCGAAGATGGGGTAGAGTTTAAGCCAACTACCTTGTCAACAATGACATTCTCTCTTGATCGTATCAAACAGATTAAGTCCAGGCTTGGAGTA ACGATAAATGATGTGATTACTGGGATAATCTTCTATGGAATTCGATTATATATGCAAGCAGTTGGTGATGAAGCAGCAAATTCACATTCTACAGCATTAGTGTTACTGAACACTAGGATCGTTGGTGGGTACAAATCAGTAAAAGAAATGGTGAAGCCTAATGCCGAGTCGCCATGGGGAAACCAGTTTGGATTCTTGCATGTGTCAATGCCTGAGTTAACCAAGGCTGCAGTTTCTAATCCACTTCAGTTTGTTGAGAAAGCACAGCAAATAatcaagaagaaaagaagctCTCTTGCTGTTAATCTCACTGGCAGACTCCTTGAAGCTCTAAGGAAACTTAGAGGCCCAGAG GTGACAGCCAAGTATATCCACAGCACactcaagaattcaagcatgACAATATCCAATGTAATTGGACCAGTTGAAAAGATGGCTTTGGCTAATCATCCAATTAAAGGCTTATACTTTATGGTCGTTGGTGTACCTCAG AGTCTTACCATAACAATGGTGAGTTATACAGGACAGCTTAGAATAGCTGTGGGAACAGAGAAGGATTTCATAGATCCTCAAAAGTTCCGGTCATGCATAGAGAATTCCTTTGAGATGATATACGAATACTCTTGTGGAAAACCTTCaagaacaaattaa
- the LOC8269161 gene encoding early nodulin-like protein 2, which translates to MASRRFLGYFIFIFLVMMGFLSGPSKAYKFYVGGRDGWVLNPSENYTRWAHRNRFQVNDTLFFKYKKGSDSVLLVKKEDYTSCNTKSPIQSLTDGDSIFIFDHSGPFYFISGNTDNCNKGQKLHVVVMAVRPKPSPTTPAPQSPSPVAAPPQSPSSSPISSPPVPPPTTAESPSESPIVSNASELAPPNHSGSEGYNSFFGLVLGASIGVSVTLGSFIGMV; encoded by the exons ATGGCATCTCGAAGATTTCTTGggtatttcatttttatattcttgGTGATGATGGGGTTTCTTTCTGGCCCTTCTAAAGCTTATAAGTTCTATGTTGGTGGTAGAGATGGCTGGGTTCTGAACCCTTCTGAAAATTATACTCGATGGGCTCATAGGAATAGATTTCAAGTCAATGACACTCTTT TTTTCAAGTACAAGAAAGGATCAGACTCAGTATTACTAGTGAAAAAAGAGGACTATACTTCATGCAACACCAAAAGTCCTATCCAGTCCTTGACAGATGGTGACTCCATCTTCATCTTCGATCATTCGGGTCCCTTCTACTTTATTTCTGGTAATACTGATAACTGCAATAAGGGTCagaaattgcacgttgttgtAATGGCAGTCAGACCAAAGCCATCACCTACTACTCCTGCCCCTCAATCTCCTTCTCCAGTGGCAGCTCCACCCCAGTCTCCATCATCTTCACCAATCAGTTCTCCTCCTGTGCCACCGCCTACGACGGCGGAGTCCCCAAGTGAAAGCCCAATCGTTTCAAATGCTTCAGAATTGGCACCACCTAATCATTCAGGATCTGAGGGTTATAATAGTTTCTTTGGGTTGGTTTTGGGTGCTAGTATTGGAGTGAGTGTGACATTGGGTAGCTTTATTGGAATGGTTTAG
- the LOC8269163 gene encoding wax ester synthase/diacylglycerol acyltransferase 4 isoform X2, with the protein MTSATQETKFMEFKQEEEIIVEPVSPTGQYFNSSVLSICVLGVLESEIPIDDSPTMTLLQDVFLPINPRFSSIMVTDKNGGKQWKRVAVKLKNHVNVPNFPTGLSPKSYDKYFNDYISRVALEPLPQNQPLWEIHVIKYPTSNAAGNLIFKLHHALGDGFSLMGALLSCLQRVDNPSLPLTFPSLQLPSKPEIMSKSKKGIVAKSLVSSIFNTMSDFGWSLLKSSLVEDVQSPIRSGEDGVEFKPTTLSTMTFSLDRIKQIKSRLGVTINDVITGIIFYGIRLYMQAVGDEAANSHSTALVLLNTRIVGGYKSVKEMVKPNAESPWGNQFGFLHVSMPELTKAAVSNPLQFVEKAQQIIKKKRSSLAVNLTGRLLEALRKLRGPEVTAKYIHSTLKNSSMTISNVIGPVEKMALANHPIKGLYFMVVGVPQELHMQP; encoded by the exons atgacaaGTGCAACTCAAGAAACGAAATTCATGGAGTTCaagcaagaagaagaaataatcgTGGAGCCTGTTAGTCCAACAGGGCAATATTTTAATAGCTCAGTGCTATCAATATGTGTTCTTGGTGTTTTGGAATCTGAAATTCCAATTGATGACTCTCCTACCATGACTTTACTTCAAGATGTTTTCCTCCCCATCAATCCTCGCTTCTCCTCCATCATG GTTACTGATAAAAATGGTGGAAAACAATGGAAAAGAGTTGCTGTCAAGCTGAAGAACCATGTCAATGTCCCTAATTTCCCAACTGGATTATCACCAAAATCTTATGACAAATACTTCAATGATTATATATCAAGAGTAGCTTTGGAACCTCTTCCTCAAAACCAACCCTTATGGGAAATCCACGTCATAAAATACCCAACAAGCAATGCAGCTGGAAATCTCATTTTCAAGCTTCACCATGCACTTGGAGATGGATTTTCTCTAATGGGTGCTCTTCTTTCCTGTCTACAAAGGGTAGACAACCCTTCTCTTCCGCTGACATTTCCTTCACTTCAACTTCCTTCAAAACCTGAAATTATGAGCAAGAGTAAGAAGGGGATTGTTGCCAAATCTCTTGTTAGCTCGATCTTTAATACCATGTCTGATTTTGGGTGGAGCCTTCTTAAGAGCAGTTTAGTTGAAGATGTTCAATCCCCAATACGATCTGGCGAAGATGGGGTAGAGTTTAAGCCAACTACCTTGTCAACAATGACATTCTCTCTTGATCGTATCAAACAGATTAAGTCCAGGCTTGGAGTA ACGATAAATGATGTGATTACTGGGATAATCTTCTATGGAATTCGATTATATATGCAAGCAGTTGGTGATGAAGCAGCAAATTCACATTCTACAGCATTAGTGTTACTGAACACTAGGATCGTTGGTGGGTACAAATCAGTAAAAGAAATGGTGAAGCCTAATGCCGAGTCGCCATGGGGAAACCAGTTTGGATTCTTGCATGTGTCAATGCCTGAGTTAACCAAGGCTGCAGTTTCTAATCCACTTCAGTTTGTTGAGAAAGCACAGCAAATAatcaagaagaaaagaagctCTCTTGCTGTTAATCTCACTGGCAGACTCCTTGAAGCTCTAAGGAAACTTAGAGGCCCAGAG GTGACAGCCAAGTATATCCACAGCACactcaagaattcaagcatgACAATATCCAATGTAATTGGACCAGTTGAAAAGATGGCTTTGGCTAATCATCCAATTAAAGGCTTATACTTTATGGTCGTTGGTGTACCTCAG GAGCTCCACATGCAGCCTTGA